The DNA region CCAACGTCCCCTACTATACCCCCTGCTCTTGAATTTCTCCAGATAACTTTGGCTTTGAGAACGGAAGGGTGAACTTGCCTTCGGCAGATATATTGCCGCCGGAGTAGGCGGGGGGTACGATCAATAAGGATGCTATTAGAAAAATCAGGAGTACTCGAAACTTTAAGCTCATTATTTCACAACCCGCAAGGTATGTGTTTGTAGCAGTTTTTTCCACAGATTCTCAATGATAACAAAGGACGCACCGTCAGCATTTAAATTTTTTTCTCCAGATACAAATCTGCAAGATTCCATTAGTTCTTCATTGCCTGACCAAAGACCAAATGCACTCCTGATATACGCACCATAACTTGCGTTGAGATTAACCAGTTCGTCATATTCCATATCAACAATTGCGGTCTTATCCTTGAGAGTCAATTCCGATATTAATCGGTCAACAACTTCAGTAACACTTCTGGGGAGTTTCTTAGATTTATCATCCATAATTAGTGCTTATTTAACAACCCTCAATTTATGGGTCTTACGCAATCTTTCCCACAGCTTTTCGATTATTACTAAAGCTGCTTCACTTTCGTTAAGATTATGATCGCTGGAAACTGCACGACACGATTGAAACAGGTTTTTATTAACATCCTTCCTGAACAACTGATTTCGGATAAAGATGCTCAATGAATAGGTGATGACCCGGAGTTCCTCTTTATCCAGATTGGCCATCCTGACCCTTTCCTCCAAGGTCATGTCCGACAAAATCTGATTTACTGCTTCATCTACTGATTTAGGGCTGAATATACGGAACGGCTGAATATACGGGACGTTCGTGCAGAAAGTGAATTAATTATGCATTTTCTTCACGAACGTCCCGTAGGTTTCCTGCACGAACGTCCCGTAGGTTTCTCGGATCTGCCGCAGATTGAAATTGAGGATTGGCACGAAGATAGACGGTGACGTCCTCGCTCGATCTCCGCCTGCATGCAGTGACGGTTTTGCTGAGCAGATTGCGTGTGTTTTTGTCAAGGGCCATGTATCATTCTGAATTTTAATCAAGGATTTTTTTGAGCAGGGCCGGCAACGGAGGCAAATCCACCTGCACTGTATCCCATATAACTGAGTCACTGGCTCGGAAATACTCGTGAACCACAAAATTGCGCATACCGCGCATGTCGTACCAGGGAACCTCAGGGTACTTCAGGCAAATATCTTCGGGAATGTGAACAGCAGCTTCTCCAATGATAATCAGGTTTCGGACCACTGCATCCACGGTTCTCCGATCCTCAGTGAAGGTCTTGAATTTCATCCCTTGGGTATATTTTTGAACGGCGCTGACTGCATCCAATATGTCTTGAATGCGAAACTTCCAATCTCTATGCGGCACGAACGGCCTCCTTGATTATTCTGTCTTTCAGGGCCTTGTGCAGAGCGTCAGGGGTCGTCAGATCCACGGGTCTGCCAAGGATTTCCGATAATCGCCGCTGCAACCTGGCCAGGCCGAACAGACCTACACGGGCCTCGGGCTGGAATTCCACCAGGATGTCCACATCGCTTCCGGGCTTGTCCTCTCCGCGAACAACGGAGCCGAACAGATACAGCGCCTTGACATGATGGTCCTCAAGTACTGCATGGTTCTCCTTCAGAAGGGCCGCTGGTTCCTTCGGTTTCATCATTTTTCTCCTT from Candidatus Desulfatibia profunda includes:
- a CDS encoding DUF86 domain-containing protein, which translates into the protein MPHRDWKFRIQDILDAVSAVQKYTQGMKFKTFTEDRRTVDAVVRNLIIIGEAAVHIPEDICLKYPEVPWYDMRGMRNFVVHEYFRASDSVIWDTVQVDLPPLPALLKKILD
- a CDS encoding nucleotidyltransferase family protein, whose translation is MKPKEPAALLKENHAVLEDHHVKALYLFGSVVRGEDKPGSDVDILVEFQPEARVGLFGLARLQRRLSEILGRPVDLTTPDALHKALKDRIIKEAVRAA